The DNA window GACTTAGAAATAGAAGACGCGGTTCTCGTAGCCGATAAAACCTGCGATCCGGAAGGTGCCTGCAAGTCTTTACATAATGAACTCTCCGATTCAGAATTTTTTAAAATAGAAAATATTAGCGTAGAAGAAATTGTAGAAAAAACTGATGATATTAGCTTATTATTAATCAGTGCACATGGAGATTTATCGAATAATAATACAGGAACCATAGGAATCAATAAAGAAAAGTTAAAGTCTTCCCATCTTGAAGAAATAGATTGCTCCCTGGTTTATTTTGATTCCTGCCAGATGGGTGTAAACGTGAAATTCCTTGAAGCTTTTTCTGAAGAGCAATCTACCCAGTATTATGTGGCTCCTATTATCAGTAATGACGCGGGTGACTCTTCAACTAAAACTATCCAGTTTTTTTTTGATGAACTTTCAAAAACAAAAAGCCCTGCCGGCTCTCTATTTTATGCCAGGAAAAAACTCTTTAAGTTCTATACAGAAAAAGGTTTATCTATCATTAAAGTTCTAAATAAATCTTTTCCTTTTCGCCTATATGAGTTTGATATGGAAGAGTAAACTCCTTTATTCCAGAGAAGGTTGAATGTTTTTAATCGATCCGACTCGATTAATTTCCGCTTTAAAAACATCTCCTTTTTTAAAAGAACTCCATTTTCTTTCAGGAATACTCTTTTTATAGACTTCTTCCTTCTTTTTCCAGATATATTTTAGTATTATAATATACTCATCGACACGTTTTCCTTCTCTTTCCTGAAGTGAAACATATCTTCCTTCTCCAATATAGGTTTTTGGCCAATACGGTTTTTCAACATTGTCGTTTCCTCGTGAATTTACGTCCCTTTCGTGAATCCATTTTTGAATTTCATAACGAAACTTTGTCTTATAAACCGGCTCATCTCTATAGATAGCTTCCCGGTAGTTTTCCGTATAGCTTTCCGAGCAATATTTGGTTTTATCACAGTATTTATCTGAAAAGGTTCCATTCCCATTATCTGTTTTTCCGCAAACATAAGTTTCCGTGCCGCAGGAAATCTGTCGGGTTTTATTTCGAGTTCGATCCTCATAGTGATCCAGAACCTTATCATGATGGTGAATTTCGCGACTCGAACGAATACCGCGAGCACCTGTTGGAGTCGAATCCCAGGAAGAATCCTGAACCCATTTGTACTGCTCAATTTCTATACTGCGAGTCCAAGAAAAACTATCTGCTTTCAGTTCAATATCTGTAGTTGAAAAAAAGAAAAACCAGATTATACCTGCTAAAAAAAGAATAGAAGAAATAATCCATTTACTAAAAGAACTCTTCTTTGTCTCATATTTCTCCTGTGGTTTCGTGTCTTTTTTTTGAAAATCTTCTGAACTTTTCGGAACTTCAGAAAGCTTATAGTCTTTTTTAACTCTTACTGCATCATCACTTTCCTTGGGACTTCCACAATTATCACAAAACTTATTTCCAGCCGGGTTATCACCTCCGCAACTGGAGCATTCCCAGTCGGGTTCAAGTTTAGCATAACTATTATCAATAAGCTCAGCATTCTCAGGCAAGTAAAATTTAACATCACTTCCTCTGGGTGCTCCGCAGGCCTGACAGTGTTTTGCAAGCCCCCTATTCGCTTCCTTACAGTTTAGGCAATCCCATTTGCCCTCATACGTCGCCATACAAACTCCTAAAATTTAGTTGAGATAAGTTCCACAGTAACATGGCCCAAATAAGGAATCTTAGATGTTATTTTCAAAGGAATTTTTTTATCATCGTTACTCACCCATATTTTCACTTCACCTTTGGAAAGAAACATACCTGAGGTCGAAATATAGGGTCTACTTACTACGGCTGTATATTTTTTATTGAGACCATCCACTTCCAGCTCGATCTCTTCTACTTCAAGAATTTCCATTTTCATTTTAACAATTTTTAGATCATCAAAAACTGTAAGATAAAAAATGTCACCTTTCTTTCCTTTACGCTTATCAGCGCGAGTATAATAAATTGCTGATAGAAAATCCTGAAAATCGGAAGGGAGATTTTTCGTCTCACCTTTTTTATATTTCCACCTGGCATCTTTTCTCATTTCCCCTTTTTTGCCGGTATTTCCGGAAAACTGCTTTTCCCCCCAACTGGCCAGATGCTTCAGATGATCATATAATACTACATTATGCCTGTGATAAAAACCTTCGTTCAGATCTTTTTCGCTATAATAAGGACGTTTTTCTACAGGCTCCCAGTAGCTAATAATCTTATCTTTAACGGGGAATACTGCCTGGATTGCTTTATTTCCTCTCGCTTCTGTTTTCAAAATCAAACATTTTTTTTGAGAACCACAGGAAATAGTTCCATCGATGGACATACTGGAGTAACCTACCGGCATTATCCCCCAGCGTATCTTATAAAGAAACTTTTCACCTACACGAAAAGGCAAATCCTCACCTGAAATTTGAAATAACAGAGAAAATATAATATAGAATATTATGAATATTTTTGAATTCAATAATACTTCCTAGGTTTCTTTTTTCTTACTTTCTTTTGCAAAGTTTATATCACCCATAATAATAGCTTCAGTTTTATATTCTTTCTCCAGATCCAGGTAATACCGAAGACCTTTTCCATAAATCTCATCTTCAGAACTCTTTAATTTCTCTGCATCTTCTTTAAATTTGGCCCGGATTAACAGCTGGTAAGAAATCCATTCGCAAAAACCTTCCAACTGGTATTTCTCAATCTCACCTAATTTAACTTCTCCCCATTCCTGAAATTGCCAGATGTGGGCTAATTCATGAGTAATAGTTCCGAGAACTTCTCCTTTGGGTCTACCTTTTTGGATTATAATTTCATTATCAGAATTGGCCATACCGGCGACATTGAGAGGAGAACAACCCTGACCGGATAGTGTATGACGGGTAGCTCGAATAGTTTCTGAGAAATCCAAAAAAGAAATCTTTTTTAATTTCTTTAGTTTTATAGTGTACATTTCGGCTAACAAAATAAGAGATACCTTAAATAAAGCTTTCAACTGCTCTTCTTTCATCACAAGATTAGGAAAACATTTGGGACATGAAATATGGTTTAAATCAATTTCAACCGGTTTTCCGTTCCTGATGGGTAAATGACAATAAGAGCATACAGGAAGTCGGGAACACCTGATGCATACATTCTTATCATTCAGGGTAATGTACCGACCCTCTATTAAATCACCACAAACACTGCAATTCATAAACAGTCCTTCTCTACATATTCTTCTCCCCCCATAGGTTTCTTATCAAGAATTTTTCGATTTTTCTGGAAATAAATTGTAGTTTATAAGATTCAGACAGGATAAAACTCCCCGGAATTTTTATAAATAGCTCCATATTCAGAATAATTTTTGGCAGTTCCTAAAATCATATTTCTTTCTTTATCTGTGATGTCCCGGACAATTTTTGCCGGACTTCCCATAATCATTACACCGGAGGGAAACTTTTTTCCGGGTGTAACAAGAGCCCCGGCTGCAACAAACGAATATTCCCCTATCTCTACATCGTCCATCACAGTCGCACCCATTCCCACAAAAGAAAAGTCTTTAAGAACACAGCCATGAATAGTGGCCCGGTGGCCGATAGATACATGGTTTCCGATGATTGTAGGAAAGGTTCCTTTGCTTACATGTACAAGGCTCATATCCTGAATATTGCAAAAATTGCCAACCCGGATATAATTTACATCCCCCCTGAGAAGAGTTTGAAACCAGATACTGGTTTGTTCACCAATTTCTACATCACCGATAATTTCTGAACTTGGTGCAATAAATGCTGAATCTGCAATTTTTGGTTGAATCCCTTTATATGTATAAATCATTTTTTCTCCGTCTATACCTTTATATTCCACTTTCCAGAATGTAGGTCTTTTGTAAAATGGAAACAGAGCGAATTTTTTCGAGAGGAGTGTCAATGAAGTATAATTTTATAGTTGCTGAAGGTTTTGATGGTTCCGGAAAATCCACCCTCGCAAAATGGATTGCAGAAGAACTGGGTTACGAATACCATAAAACTCCTATGGGCATTTTTGCCGATTTACGAACTCATCTTGATACAGAAACAGTTAACCTTGAAGAAAGGTATTGCTTTTATGCTGCTGATTGTATGAGAGCCTCCCTCTATATCACTGAAAAAATCAAAAATGGTGGTAAAATAATTCTGGATAGATACTATTATTCAACCATTGCCTATCATGAGTCCAAGCAGGCAGGAATTTCTCAAAAACTTCCCGGGTTATTCTCCCCGCTATTGAAACCCGATCTGATTTTATATGTAAAAACCAGTTTTCCCCTCACGCTTGAGAGGATGAAGCTCAGGCAAAATTCTCCGGATGATGAACTTTTTCTAACTGAAACTCTCTATAATCGTATAGACAAAACCTTTCTTTCTGTTTTTGATAGTAAATATGAGTTGGTTGACAATACCGGAAATCTGGATAATACCCAGAAAAGTATTCTAAAGCTTCTAGAGTAATATAATATTAAAAAGGAATTAAGTTTTTCATGTCAT is part of the Leptospiraceae bacterium genome and encodes:
- a CDS encoding zinc ribbon domain-containing protein, with the translated sequence MATYEGKWDCLNCKEANRGLAKHCQACGAPRGSDVKFYLPENAELIDNSYAKLEPDWECSSCGGDNPAGNKFCDNCGSPKESDDAVRVKKDYKLSEVPKSSEDFQKKDTKPQEKYETKKSSFSKWIISSILFLAGIIWFFFFSTTDIELKADSFSWTRSIEIEQYKWVQDSSWDSTPTGARGIRSSREIHHHDKVLDHYEDRTRNKTRQISCGTETYVCGKTDNGNGTFSDKYCDKTKYCSESYTENYREAIYRDEPVYKTKFRYEIQKWIHERDVNSRGNDNVEKPYWPKTYIGEGRYVSLQEREGKRVDEYIIILKYIWKKKEEVYKKSIPERKWSSFKKGDVFKAEINRVGSIKNIQPSLE
- a CDS encoding AAA family ATPase codes for the protein MKYNFIVAEGFDGSGKSTLAKWIAEELGYEYHKTPMGIFADLRTHLDTETVNLEERYCFYAADCMRASLYITEKIKNGGKIILDRYYYSTIAYHESKQAGISQKLPGLFSPLLKPDLILYVKTSFPLTLERMKLRQNSPDDELFLTETLYNRIDKTFLSVFDSKYELVDNTGNLDNTQKSILKLLE
- a CDS encoding DUF3108 domain-containing protein, which translates into the protein MPFRVGEKFLYKIRWGIMPVGYSSMSIDGTISCGSQKKCLILKTEARGNKAIQAVFPVKDKIISYWEPVEKRPYYSEKDLNEGFYHRHNVVLYDHLKHLASWGEKQFSGNTGKKGEMRKDARWKYKKGETKNLPSDFQDFLSAIYYTRADKRKGKKGDIFYLTVFDDLKIVKMKMEILEVEEIELEVDGLNKKYTAVVSRPYISTSGMFLSKGEVKIWVSNDDKKIPLKITSKIPYLGHVTVELISTKF
- a CDS encoding gamma carbonic anhydrase family protein; translated protein: MIYTYKGIQPKIADSAFIAPSSEIIGDVEIGEQTSIWFQTLLRGDVNYIRVGNFCNIQDMSLVHVSKGTFPTIIGNHVSIGHRATIHGCVLKDFSFVGMGATVMDDVEIGEYSFVAAGALVTPGKKFPSGVMIMGSPAKIVRDITDKERNMILGTAKNYSEYGAIYKNSGEFYPV